A part of Desulfomicrobium baculatum DSM 4028 genomic DNA contains:
- a CDS encoding ABC transporter substrate-binding protein, whose product MQVRRVLLTGMLIAAFLGVTTLGFADEAAQKAAAKKWIEEEFQPSTLSKDEQMKEMEWFMKAAAPFKGLEIKVVSETIPTHEYESKVMAKAFYDITGIKVTHDLIQEGDVIEKLQVQMQSGENVFDGYVNDSDLIGTHFRYGAVVNLTDWMAGEGKDVTLPTLDIDDFMGKSFTTGPDGKLYQLPDQQFANLYWFRYDWFQRPELKEKFKAKYGYELGVPVNWSAYEDIAEFFTNDVKEIDGKAIYGHMDYGKKAPDLGWRFTDAWLSMAGAGDKGIPNGVPVDEWGIRVDGCRPVGASVSRGGAANGPAAKYALRKYMDWLRLYAPPGALGMDFYQSLPSLAKGNVAQQIFWYTAFTASMVEKGTPVVNDDGTPKWRMAPSPHGPYWEEGQKLGYQDCGSWTLLKSTPVDRRKAAWLFAQFCVAKSTSLKKAHVGLNPVRDSDIRHQSFTDRAPMLGGLVEFYRSPARVAWTPTGTNVPDYPKLAQLWWQNIGEAVSGEVTPETAMDNLAAEQDKILERLERANVQGDCGPKMNEPRDEQYWLDQPGAPKPKLENEKPKGETVDYDQLIQAWKAGKVK is encoded by the coding sequence ATGCAAGTTCGACGTGTTCTCTTAACCGGAATGCTCATCGCGGCGTTCCTGGGCGTCACCACTTTAGGCTTTGCCGATGAGGCGGCCCAGAAGGCGGCGGCGAAAAAATGGATCGAAGAGGAGTTTCAGCCTTCGACGCTCAGCAAAGATGAGCAGATGAAGGAAATGGAATGGTTCATGAAAGCGGCCGCCCCCTTCAAGGGCCTGGAGATCAAGGTTGTCTCCGAAACAATTCCCACTCATGAATATGAGTCCAAGGTCATGGCCAAGGCATTCTATGACATCACTGGCATCAAGGTCACTCATGACCTGATCCAGGAAGGTGACGTCATTGAGAAGCTGCAGGTCCAGATGCAGTCCGGCGAGAACGTTTTCGACGGTTACGTCAACGACTCCGACCTCATCGGCACGCATTTCCGCTACGGCGCAGTGGTCAACCTGACGGACTGGATGGCGGGCGAAGGCAAGGACGTGACCCTGCCGACCCTCGACATCGACGACTTCATGGGCAAATCCTTCACCACCGGCCCCGACGGTAAGCTCTATCAGCTGCCCGACCAGCAGTTCGCGAACCTGTACTGGTTCCGTTACGACTGGTTCCAGCGTCCCGAACTCAAAGAAAAGTTCAAGGCCAAATACGGCTATGAGCTGGGCGTGCCGGTCAACTGGTCCGCCTACGAAGACATCGCCGAATTCTTCACCAACGACGTCAAGGAAATCGACGGCAAGGCCATTTACGGTCACATGGATTACGGCAAGAAGGCTCCCGATCTTGGCTGGCGTTTTACCGACGCATGGCTGTCCATGGCCGGAGCCGGCGACAAGGGCATCCCCAACGGCGTGCCCGTCGATGAATGGGGCATCCGCGTGGACGGCTGCCGTCCTGTCGGCGCCAGCGTATCCCGTGGCGGCGCAGCCAACGGCCCGGCCGCCAAGTACGCCCTGCGCAAGTACATGGACTGGCTGCGTCTCTATGCACCTCCCGGCGCCCTGGGCATGGACTTCTATCAGTCCCTGCCAAGCCTGGCCAAGGGCAACGTGGCCCAGCAGATCTTCTGGTACACCGCCTTCACGGCCTCCATGGTCGAGAAGGGCACACCCGTGGTCAACGACGACGGCACGCCCAAGTGGCGCATGGCTCCCTCCCCTCATGGCCCGTACTGGGAAGAAGGGCAGAAGCTCGGCTATCAGGACTGCGGTTCCTGGACGCTCCTGAAGAGCACTCCTGTTGATCGCCGCAAGGCCGCCTGGCTCTTCGCGCAGTTCTGCGTGGCCAAGTCGACCTCGCTCAAGAAAGCCCATGTCGGCCTGAACCCGGTTCGCGATTCCGACATCCGTCATCAGTCCTTCACGGACCGCGCCCCCATGCTCGGCGGTCTGGTTGAGTTCTATCGCAGCCCGGCCCGCGTGGCCTGGACGCCCACCGGCACCAACGTGCCCGATTACCCCAAACTGGCCCAGCTGTGGTGGCAGAACATCGGTGAAGCCGTCTCCGGTGAAGTCACCCCTGAAACCGCCATGGACAACCTGGCCGCCGAACAGGACAAGATTCTGGAACGCCTGGAGCGCGCCAATGTTCAGGGCGATTGCGGCCCGAAAATGAACGAGCCCCGGGACGAGCAGTACTGGCTCGACCAGCCCGGCGCTCCCAAGCCCAAGCTTGAGAACGAGAAGCCCAAGGGCGAAACGGTTGATTACGATCAGCTGATTCAGGCCTGGAAGGCCGGCAAGGTCAAATAG
- a CDS encoding competence/damage-inducible protein A, which produces MTYSAIVEILVIGNEILIGDIQDTNTSWLCRLINSRGGHVARGTMLRDDVDEIAAEVGRALERGADVIFTSGGLGPTADDLTLSAVAQGLGLPLELHPEALRMVKEQYDKFHASGIMAQGGLNPGREKMAWLPRGSVPLFNPGGTAPGVLLRTGRTAIISLPGVPSELKNIIESSLQEFMNQTFGDGGSLCRALRVRCNDESLLEPILRKVVPRHPRVYIKSLASTVGMTPELDITLTVTGGETGERVRLLDVAFGELCRGLAEQEIGFREMARTV; this is translated from the coding sequence ATGACCTATTCGGCGATTGTGGAGATTCTGGTCATCGGCAATGAAATTCTCATCGGCGACATCCAGGATACCAATACGAGTTGGCTCTGCAGACTGATCAACTCCAGGGGAGGGCATGTGGCGCGCGGGACCATGCTGCGCGACGATGTGGATGAAATCGCGGCCGAGGTCGGGCGCGCGCTGGAACGTGGGGCGGACGTCATCTTCACGTCCGGCGGGCTCGGCCCGACAGCCGACGATCTGACCCTGTCCGCCGTGGCCCAAGGGCTGGGCTTGCCGCTTGAATTGCATCCCGAAGCCTTGCGCATGGTCAAGGAGCAGTACGACAAATTTCATGCCTCGGGCATCATGGCCCAGGGCGGACTCAACCCGGGCCGCGAAAAAATGGCCTGGCTGCCCAGGGGCTCCGTGCCACTCTTCAACCCGGGCGGGACCGCGCCCGGCGTGCTGCTGCGGACGGGGCGGACCGCCATCATCTCGCTGCCGGGAGTACCCTCGGAACTCAAAAACATCATTGAGTCCTCCCTGCAGGAGTTCATGAATCAGACCTTCGGCGACGGGGGGTCCCTCTGCCGGGCCCTGCGCGTGCGCTGCAACGACGAATCCCTTCTGGAACCGATCTTGCGCAAGGTGGTTCCAAGGCATCCCCGGGTCTACATCAAGTCCCTGGCCTCGACCGTCGGCATGACGCCTGAACTGGACATAACCCTGACCGTCACCGGCGGCGAGACAGGGGAGAGGGTTCGGCTTTTGGACGTGGCTTTCGGGGAACTGTGCCGAGGACTGGCGGAGCAGGAGATCGGATTCAGGGAAATGGCGCGAACCGTATAA
- a CDS encoding ABC transporter ATP-binding protein, translating to MGLQLDSIDRIVDGETYLKDISLNFETGQRYVLLGRTQAGKTSLLRIMAGLDRPSKGKVLAHGKDVTGVSVRRRSIAMVYQQFINYPSQTIFDNIASPLRIAGMPKAEITKRVMETARMLHLEPLLDRLPAELSGGQQQRTAIARALVKEAQLLLLDEPLVNLDYKLREELRDELQQIFGQRESIVVYTTTEPTEALMLGGNIIIMHEGRVLQTGPTADVYHHPATTQVAEVFSDPPINFITAEVDSAKAHLRIGIDLPLSGHLCDLTPGVYKFGIRSHHFNLTRKTSEDVEIRTVVELAEINGSETFVHFHYRNRSLVLQEQGVRTYKVGQEISVFVRPCDVYVFGEDDRLVKAPACPATCAQSAK from the coding sequence ATGGGGCTTCAGCTTGATTCCATTGACAGAATCGTGGACGGCGAAACGTACCTCAAAGACATTTCGCTCAATTTTGAAACAGGCCAGCGATATGTGCTGCTGGGCCGCACCCAGGCCGGCAAGACCTCACTCTTGCGCATCATGGCCGGGCTTGATCGTCCTTCAAAGGGCAAGGTCCTGGCCCACGGCAAGGACGTGACTGGCGTGTCGGTACGCCGCCGCAGCATTGCCATGGTCTACCAGCAGTTCATCAACTACCCATCCCAGACAATTTTCGACAACATCGCCTCGCCTCTGCGCATTGCAGGGATGCCAAAGGCCGAGATCACGAAGCGGGTCATGGAGACAGCCCGGATGCTGCATCTTGAACCGTTGCTCGACCGTCTTCCGGCCGAACTCTCCGGCGGCCAGCAGCAGCGCACGGCCATTGCACGGGCCCTGGTCAAGGAGGCCCAGCTTCTGCTTCTGGACGAACCCCTGGTCAACCTCGACTACAAGCTGCGCGAGGAATTGCGCGACGAATTGCAGCAGATCTTCGGCCAGCGCGAGTCCATCGTGGTCTACACCACGACCGAGCCCACCGAGGCCCTCATGCTCGGCGGCAACATCATCATCATGCACGAGGGCAGGGTGCTGCAGACCGGCCCCACGGCCGACGTCTACCATCACCCGGCCACGACGCAGGTCGCCGAAGTCTTCAGCGATCCGCCCATCAATTTCATCACCGCCGAGGTCGATTCGGCCAAGGCCCATCTGCGCATAGGCATCGATCTGCCCCTGAGCGGGCATCTGTGCGACCTGACTCCGGGCGTCTACAAATTCGGCATCCGCTCGCACCATTTCAATCTCACTCGCAAGACCAGCGAGGACGTGGAGATCCGCACCGTTGTCGAACTGGCCGAAATCAACGGCTCCGAAACCTTTGTGCATTTCCACTATCGCAACAGGTCCCTGGTCCTGCAGGAGCAGGGAGTGAGAACCTACAAGGTCGGGCAGGAAATTTCAGTCTTTGTCCGTCCTTGCGATGTCTACGTGTTCGGTGAGGACGACCGTCTGGTCAAGGCACCTGCATGTCCCGCCACGTGCGCCCAAAGCGCCAAATAA
- a CDS encoding 23S rRNA (pseudouridine(1915)-N(3))-methyltransferase RlmH: protein MYRLKIISVGKLKKNYYLDAIAHYAKMLKPVVRIDVQNVKDCPRAEGAQRKRLESLRILEKVGPKDTLVALHETGKLFTSLDFASFLRPLLENPVGECCFVIGGALGLSPELLARSQVQLSLSPLTMPHELAQVVLYEQLFRATTIMAGRTYHY from the coding sequence ATGTACAGACTCAAAATTATAAGCGTAGGCAAACTCAAGAAAAATTACTACCTTGACGCTATTGCTCACTACGCAAAAATGCTCAAGCCAGTCGTGCGTATCGATGTCCAGAATGTCAAGGATTGCCCGCGGGCCGAAGGGGCCCAAAGAAAACGCCTGGAGTCCTTGCGCATCCTGGAGAAAGTAGGCCCCAAGGACACTCTGGTGGCCCTGCACGAGACGGGAAAGCTCTTCACATCGCTGGATTTCGCCTCATTTTTGCGCCCGTTGCTTGAAAATCCCGTCGGGGAGTGCTGTTTCGTTATCGGCGGGGCGCTGGGGCTGTCGCCGGAGCTGTTGGCCCGATCCCAGGTCCAGCTCAGTCTGAGCCCGCTTACCATGCCGCACGAACTGGCCCAGGTGGTGCTTTACGAGCAGCTTTTCCGGGCCACGACCATCATGGCCGGGAGGACGTACCATTATTGA
- the glpA gene encoding anaerobic glycerol-3-phosphate dehydrogenase subunit A: MTILTTRVLIIGAGVTGAGLLRDLALRGVQALLIEQRDVNSGASGGNHGLLHSGARYVASDVEAAVECREEGDILRRLAPQCIEDTGGLFVAVRGDDEKYASDFSALCAKSGVPCRGLELSTARAMEPALSENLIAAFAVQDGAVDPFMLSLDNIAQALSLGCFVRRNLAAVSMEVQDARVTLVRCRDITTGAEVLIEAELVINASGAWAGRIAALAGAHINILYSMGSLIITQDRIATRVINRLRPPSDADILVPGGTVSILGTTSIRVPTPDGCRPSVAETDRIIDDARHMLPILERTRFIRAYAGVRPLVSLGPAGDDRAVSRGFSLIDHADEGVSNFMTITGGKLTTYRLMAEKAADLACAKLGVSAKCRTRTEPLPPSTMGKWTEPGRGPKSWIESRTEDDIVLCECEMVSRRVIDSIVDEAKDMRGRSMLKAIGMRSRVGKGPCQGGFCGPRITGHLYDREVSTGTQGLAELKTFTERRWRGFSPILWGVPLMQADLQEALHCGAMDLEFGPAPSTRDEESEKCPAAAVKEQP, encoded by the coding sequence ATGACCATACTTACAACCCGGGTTCTCATCATCGGTGCCGGTGTCACCGGCGCGGGATTGCTGCGCGATCTCGCTCTGCGCGGGGTGCAGGCGCTTCTGATCGAACAGCGCGACGTCAATTCAGGCGCATCCGGCGGGAACCACGGCCTCTTGCACAGCGGCGCGCGCTATGTGGCCTCGGATGTGGAGGCTGCGGTCGAATGCAGGGAAGAAGGCGACATCCTGCGCCGACTCGCGCCGCAGTGCATAGAGGACACCGGAGGGCTTTTTGTGGCCGTGCGCGGAGACGACGAAAAGTATGCCTCTGATTTTTCCGCTCTTTGCGCCAAAAGCGGCGTTCCCTGCCGTGGACTGGAATTGAGCACGGCCCGCGCCATGGAACCCGCCCTGTCGGAGAATCTCATCGCCGCCTTTGCGGTGCAGGACGGCGCGGTGGATCCGTTCATGCTCTCCCTCGATAACATCGCCCAGGCCTTGAGCCTGGGGTGCTTTGTGCGCCGCAATCTCGCCGCCGTGTCCATGGAAGTGCAGGACGCACGCGTCACCCTTGTGCGCTGCCGGGATATAACCACAGGCGCCGAGGTCCTGATCGAAGCCGAACTCGTGATCAACGCCTCGGGGGCCTGGGCAGGACGGATCGCGGCCCTGGCCGGGGCGCACATAAACATACTCTATTCCATGGGCAGCCTCATCATCACCCAGGACCGCATCGCCACCCGGGTCATCAACCGGCTGCGTCCGCCTTCGGACGCGGACATCCTTGTGCCCGGCGGCACCGTGTCCATTCTCGGCACCACTTCCATCCGGGTGCCAACCCCCGACGGATGCAGGCCCAGCGTGGCGGAAACAGACCGCATTATCGACGACGCCCGCCACATGCTGCCCATCCTGGAGCGCACGCGCTTCATCCGCGCCTACGCCGGAGTCCGCCCCCTGGTTTCCCTCGGCCCGGCCGGGGACGACCGCGCGGTCAGCCGTGGCTTCTCGCTCATCGACCACGCCGATGAGGGCGTGTCGAATTTTATGACCATCACCGGCGGTAAGCTGACCACGTATCGGCTCATGGCCGAAAAAGCGGCGGATCTGGCCTGCGCGAAACTCGGCGTGTCCGCGAAGTGCCGGACGCGCACGGAGCCGCTCCCGCCCTCCACCATGGGCAAGTGGACGGAGCCCGGCCGGGGCCCGAAAAGCTGGATCGAAAGCCGGACCGAAGACGACATCGTGCTGTGCGAATGCGAGATGGTTTCGCGCAGGGTCATCGATTCCATCGTGGACGAGGCCAAGGACATGCGCGGCCGTTCCATGCTCAAGGCCATCGGCATGCGCAGCCGGGTCGGCAAGGGGCCGTGCCAGGGCGGGTTCTGCGGACCGCGCATCACCGGGCACCTCTATGACCGCGAGGTTTCCACCGGGACGCAGGGGCTGGCGGAGCTGAAAACCTTCACCGAGCGCCGCTGGAGAGGCTTTTCGCCGATCCTCTGGGGCGTGCCGCTCATGCAGGCCGACTTGCAGGAGGCCCTGCATTGCGGGGCCATGGACTTGGAGTTCGGGCCCGCCCCTTCGACCAGGGACGAGGAGAGTGAAAAATGCCCTGCCGCGGCCGTCAAGGAGCAGCCATGA
- a CDS encoding DUF2160 domain-containing protein — translation MNIAWMAWTPVTAGFFIFIVLMLISMTIWQIISPSIARQGFLPLVTTRGDRLFISLLGSAYIHLAWLGLTELAVWIATMISVLFLVAVMRWG, via the coding sequence ATGAATATCGCCTGGATGGCCTGGACGCCTGTCACGGCAGGATTTTTCATTTTCATCGTGCTCATGCTCATCAGCATGACCATCTGGCAGATCATCTCTCCGAGCATTGCCCGCCAGGGATTTCTGCCCTTGGTCACCACCCGTGGGGACCGTCTGTTCATAAGCCTTCTGGGTAGCGCATACATCCATCTGGCCTGGCTTGGCCTGACGGAACTGGCTGTCTGGATCGCTACCATGATATCCGTGCTTTTTCTTGTCGCCGTCATGCGCTGGGGTTGA
- a CDS encoding carbohydrate ABC transporter permease, producing MEKWENNRAWFLILPVFVIVAFSAIIPLMTVVNYSVQDILGPGQSIFVGTEWFREMLTNSRLHDALVKQLIFSGLVLLIEIPLGIAIALTMPAKGWTASACLVLLALPLLIPWNVIGTIWIIFTRPDIGLFGATINSLGLSFDHTANPLHAWITVMLMEVWHWTPLVVLLAYAGLRSIPDAYYQAAKIDGASRWAVFRFIQLPKMRGVLTIAVLLRFMDSFLIYAEPFVLTGGGPGNATTFLSIYLVKLSTAMDLGPAAAFSIIYFLIVLLFCWLFYQALQAVGTGDKS from the coding sequence GTGGAAAAATGGGAAAACAACAGGGCCTGGTTTCTTATCCTGCCCGTCTTCGTCATCGTGGCTTTCAGCGCCATCATCCCGCTGATGACCGTGGTCAACTATTCGGTTCAGGACATCCTTGGGCCCGGTCAGAGCATTTTTGTCGGCACGGAATGGTTTCGCGAGATGCTGACCAATTCCCGCCTGCATGACGCGCTCGTCAAACAGCTCATCTTTTCGGGCCTGGTCCTTCTGATCGAGATTCCGCTCGGCATCGCCATCGCCCTGACCATGCCGGCCAAGGGCTGGACCGCTTCAGCCTGCCTGGTGCTCCTGGCCTTGCCGCTGCTCATTCCCTGGAACGTCATCGGGACCATCTGGATCATCTTCACCCGGCCTGACATCGGCCTCTTCGGGGCGACCATCAACAGTCTGGGGCTGAGCTTCGACCACACCGCCAATCCCCTGCATGCCTGGATCACGGTCATGCTCATGGAGGTCTGGCACTGGACGCCGCTGGTGGTTCTGCTGGCCTACGCGGGTCTGCGCTCCATCCCCGACGCCTACTATCAGGCGGCAAAGATCGACGGGGCCAGCCGCTGGGCCGTGTTCCGCTTCATCCAGCTCCCGAAGATGCGCGGGGTGCTGACCATCGCGGTGCTGCTCCGCTTCATGGACAGCTTCCTGATCTATGCCGAACCCTTTGTGCTGACCGGCGGCGGACCCGGCAACGCCACAACCTTTCTGTCCATCTATCTGGTCAAGCTCTCGACGGCCATGGATCTCGGGCCGGCCGCGGCCTTCTCCATCATCTACTTCCTTATTGTCCTGCTTTTCTGCTGGCTTTTCTATCAGGCTCTGCAGGCCGTGGGCACGGGAGACAAGTCATGA
- a CDS encoding ABC transporter ATP-binding protein, producing MAKIELENIAHSYRSKPASDDDFAIKKVQTVWEDGGAYALLGSSGCGKTTMLNIISGLLTPSQGRVLFDGKDVTKLPPEKRNIAQVFQFPVLYDTMTVFDNLAFPLRNRKVEEGEVRARVHEIAEILDLSPYLNKRASGLAADAKQKISLGRGLVRKDVAAILFDEPLTVIDPHLKWQLRRKLKEIHQQFGLTLIYVTHDQTEAMTFADNIVIMYDGALLQIGSPDELFEDPAHTFVGYFIGSPGMNLLPCTIEGNQAVLDCGSIPLDPAVAAKAGQGEFKIGIRPLYLELSDAPRDGAVAGRIVSVEFEGSSRIVTVESGSSKLKVRVPEGRPIPADSCWVVFPPQRTKLFRDQYLVK from the coding sequence ATGGCCAAAATCGAACTTGAGAACATCGCCCACAGCTACCGGTCCAAACCCGCCAGCGATGACGATTTCGCAATCAAGAAAGTGCAGACGGTCTGGGAAGACGGGGGCGCTTACGCGCTGCTGGGTTCCAGCGGGTGCGGCAAGACCACCATGCTCAACATCATCTCGGGCCTGTTGACCCCAAGCCAGGGGCGTGTGCTCTTCGACGGCAAGGACGTGACCAAATTGCCGCCGGAAAAACGCAACATCGCGCAGGTCTTTCAGTTCCCGGTGCTCTACGACACCATGACGGTTTTCGACAATCTGGCCTTTCCGCTGCGCAACCGCAAGGTGGAGGAGGGCGAGGTGCGCGCACGGGTGCATGAGATCGCGGAGATCCTGGACCTGAGCCCCTACCTGAACAAACGGGCCAGCGGCCTGGCCGCCGACGCCAAGCAGAAGATTTCCCTCGGCCGGGGACTGGTGCGAAAAGACGTGGCCGCCATTCTTTTTGACGAGCCCCTGACCGTCATCGACCCGCACCTCAAATGGCAGCTGCGCCGCAAATTGAAGGAAATCCACCAGCAATTCGGACTGACGCTCATCTACGTGACCCACGATCAGACCGAAGCCATGACCTTTGCCGACAATATCGTCATCATGTACGATGGCGCGCTCCTGCAGATCGGCTCGCCGGACGAGCTCTTTGAGGACCCGGCGCATACCTTTGTCGGGTATTTCATCGGCAGTCCGGGCATGAATCTCTTGCCGTGCACGATTGAGGGAAACCAGGCCGTGCTCGATTGCGGCAGCATCCCCCTTGATCCGGCCGTAGCCGCCAAGGCGGGACAGGGCGAATTTAAGATCGGCATCCGCCCGCTGTACCTCGAACTGTCGGACGCGCCCCGTGACGGGGCCGTGGCCGGACGAATCGTCTCTGTCGAGTTCGAAGGCAGCAGCCGCATCGTGACCGTGGAGTCGGGCTCATCCAAGCTCAAGGTCAGGGTCCCCGAAGGGCGGCCCATTCCGGCCGACAGCTGCTGGGTTGTCTTTCCGCCGCAGCGGACCAAGCTTTTTCGCGACCAGTATCTGGTCAAGTAG
- a CDS encoding carbohydrate ABC transporter permease produces MRKRHFVLIFYLTLLLLPIYWMLNMSLRTNADIMRSFELFPSSMTLGNYAKIFSDPSWYSGYINTMIYVSINTVISLVTALPAAYAFSRFRFIGDKHVFFWLLTNRMAPPAVFLLPFFQLYSTFNLIDTHIAVALAHCLFNVPLAVWILEGFMSGVPREIDETAFIDGYSFPRFFLAVFIPLIRAGIGVTAFFCFMFSWVELLLARTLTTTVAKPIAATMTRTVSASGLDWGLLAAAGILTIVPGALVIWFVRNHLAKGFALGRV; encoded by the coding sequence ATGAGAAAACGTCATTTCGTCCTGATTTTCTATCTCACGCTCCTGCTGCTGCCCATTTACTGGATGCTGAACATGTCTCTGCGCACCAACGCGGACATCATGCGCTCCTTCGAGCTATTCCCGAGTTCCATGACCCTGGGCAATTATGCCAAGATTTTCTCGGATCCGTCCTGGTATTCGGGTTACATCAACACCATGATCTATGTCAGCATCAATACGGTCATCTCGCTGGTCACGGCGCTGCCCGCCGCCTACGCCTTCTCGCGCTTCCGTTTCATCGGCGACAAGCACGTCTTCTTCTGGCTGCTGACCAACCGCATGGCTCCTCCGGCCGTCTTTCTGCTGCCGTTCTTCCAGCTCTATTCGACCTTCAATCTGATCGATACGCACATCGCTGTGGCCCTGGCGCACTGCCTCTTCAACGTGCCGCTGGCGGTCTGGATTCTGGAAGGGTTCATGTCCGGAGTGCCGCGCGAGATCGACGAGACGGCTTTCATCGACGGGTACAGCTTCCCGCGTTTCTTCCTGGCCGTCTTCATCCCGCTCATCCGTGCCGGCATCGGCGTGACCGCGTTCTTCTGCTTCATGTTCAGCTGGGTCGAGCTGCTTCTGGCCCGTACCCTGACCACCACCGTGGCCAAACCCATCGCCGCGACCATGACCCGCACGGTCAGCGCCTCGGGCCTGGACTGGGGCCTCCTGGCAGCGGCCGGCATCCTGACCATCGTGCCCGGCGCTCTGGTCATCTGGTTTGTACGCAACCATCTGGCCAAGGGCTTCGCCCTGGGCCGGGTTTAG
- a CDS encoding DeoR family transcriptional regulator, which yields MHNARPDKSEGQDTGARHVTVRQRHAEMIRMVRETGFATIQSLADHFGITPQSVRRDINTLNAKGLVQRYHGGAGPCLSTENMDYLDRKVLCLAEKRVIGQMVARAIPNKSSLFINIGTTTEEVARALGGHKNLRVITNSLNVASILTGNPEVEIIVAGGLIRHHDGGIVGEAAIDFIRQFKVDFGIIGISGIDMDGTLLDFDYREVRAARAIMENSRQVFLVTDHTKFGRNAMVRLGNIEEIDSLFTDKTPPASVLEQMKRGNVKLHVDEDSEI from the coding sequence ATGCATAACGCCCGCCCCGACAAAAGCGAAGGCCAGGACACGGGAGCCCGGCATGTCACGGTCCGTCAACGCCATGCCGAAATGATCCGCATGGTCCGGGAGACGGGTTTCGCCACCATCCAATCCCTGGCCGACCATTTCGGCATCACCCCGCAGTCCGTGCGCCGGGACATCAACACCCTGAACGCCAAGGGCCTCGTGCAGCGCTATCACGGCGGGGCGGGGCCATGCCTGAGCACGGAGAACATGGACTACCTGGACCGAAAAGTGCTCTGCCTGGCCGAAAAGCGGGTCATCGGGCAGATGGTGGCCAGGGCCATCCCCAACAAGTCGTCGCTCTTCATCAACATCGGCACCACCACCGAAGAGGTGGCCCGGGCCCTGGGCGGACACAAGAACCTGCGAGTCATCACCAACAGCCTCAATGTGGCCTCCATCCTGACGGGAAACCCGGAGGTGGAGATTATCGTGGCCGGCGGCCTGATCCGGCATCATGACGGAGGCATCGTCGGCGAGGCGGCCATCGACTTCATCCGCCAGTTCAAGGTCGACTTCGGGATCATCGGCATCAGCGGCATCGACATGGATGGCACGCTGCTTGACTTCGACTACCGGGAAGTGCGCGCGGCCAGGGCCATCATGGAAAATTCCAGACAGGTCTTCCTGGTCACGGACCATACCAAATTCGGTCGCAACGCCATGGTGCGCCTGGGCAACATCGAGGAAATCGACTCCCTGTTCACGGACAAGACGCCGCCGGCGAGCGTGCTTGAGCAGATGAAACGCGGGAACGTGAAACTGCACGTCGATGAAGATTCGGAAATTTGA
- a CDS encoding PilZ domain-containing protein, producing MNSKVGQDDTGAKTARTGDDSSLLIACDNEGKKVVRKSFRVPVPHGLVTMNHDGLKHSVKDLSMYGIGLLVTSPDAFVIGSVLNGVQIIFPDRSFHVDVRIVHISPYEGDTLICGMEIINTHDSGYIDWMTRVVSEIKSSVLSSVATKS from the coding sequence ATGAACAGCAAGGTAGGACAAGACGATACGGGCGCGAAAACGGCTCGGACAGGCGACGATTCAAGCCTGCTTATCGCCTGCGATAACGAGGGAAAGAAGGTCGTGCGCAAATCTTTTCGCGTACCGGTGCCCCATGGGCTTGTGACCATGAATCATGACGGGCTGAAACATTCCGTAAAGGACCTGTCCATGTACGGCATCGGACTTTTGGTGACGAGCCCCGACGCCTTCGTGATCGGCAGCGTTTTGAACGGGGTACAGATCATCTTTCCGGACCGCTCGTTCCACGTCGACGTCAGGATCGTGCATATCTCGCCCTACGAAGGGGATACCCTCATTTGCGGCATGGAGATCATAAACACCCATGATTCCGGATATATAGACTGGATGACCAGGGTCGTCAGCGAAATCAAGAGTTCGGTCCTTTCAAGCGTCGCAACAAAATCTTGA